From Vigna unguiculata cultivar IT97K-499-35 chromosome 5, ASM411807v1, whole genome shotgun sequence, the proteins below share one genomic window:
- the LOC114183797 gene encoding GDSL esterase/lipase CPRD49-like, giving the protein MIGPSRPQFVLFGSSIVQYSYYEGWGATISHVYARKADIVLRGYAAWNSRRALEVLDTIFPKDAIEQPSLVIVYFGGNDSSIPNPNGIGPHVPLDEYKENMRKIATHVKNLSEKTRVIFLTTPPINEAQIPHNIVLGELERTNEACRIYAEACMEVSREMNIKGIDLWSAIQKIDNWQDVCFIDGIHLTNVGSKVVSKEILDVLKEANWEPSLYWRAMPSEFGEDSPYDVVEPDGKTTFNMSDLIFPDNDQWD; this is encoded by the exons aTGATAGGACCATCGAGGCCACAGTTTGTGTTATTTGGATCTTCCATTGTTCAATACAGCTATTATGAAGGTTGGGGAGCTACTATTTCTCACGTCTACGCTCgtaag GCTGATATAGTTTTGAGAGGATATGCTGCATGGAATTCAAGGCGTGCTTTAGAGGTTTTGGATACAATTTTTCCCAAG gATGCCATAGAACAACCATCATTGGTGATTGTGTACTTTGGTGGAAATGATTCTTCTATACCAAATCCAAATGGCATTGGTCCTCATGTTCCTCTAGATGAATACAAGGAAAATATGAGAAAGATTGCTACGCATGTGAAG AACTTGTCTGAGAAGACTCGCGTAATATTTCTTACCACTCCTCCCATCAATGAGGCACAAATCCCTCACAACAT TGTACTGGGAGAACTAGAGAGGACAAACGAAGCTTGTAGAATATATGCAGAAGCATGCATGGAGGTGTCTCGTGAGATGAATATCAAGGGCATTGATTTGTGGTCTGCTATTCAAAAAATCGATAATTGGCAAGATGTTTGCTTCAT TGATGGAATTCATTTGACAAATGTGGGAAGTAAGGTTGTATCAAAAGAGATATTGGATGTACTTAAAGAAGCAAATTGGGAACCTAGTCTTTATTGGAGGGCAATGCCAAGTGAATTTGGAGAAGATTCACCTTATGATGTTGTTGAACCTGATGGAAAGACAACTTTTAATATGTCTGACCTTATCTTCCCTGATAATGACCAATGGGACTAG
- the LOC114185458 gene encoding uncharacterized protein LOC114185458 isoform X1 — MTRSKANSKKQHGIDFKKIRRKIGKKLPPPKNTTNTEIKSKAIVLPEQSVAAEKAGLAVNKKGLTLKELLQQTSHHNPKVRRDALMGIKDLFARHPAEQKSHKYATVEKLRERIGDDDKVVRKSLYDLFKVVILPCCKDDNQELIVSLLMPYIFNAMTHLSADVRMMAFDFFDLMLEFYPPSFTPLYAEKIFLNYEHILKRNQYYLQEKGKLKDALSGLVRCLSLLPWNKAQTDLRNKDDTGRRVLHAFDDEMSTNSNGFSIIIKNLKDLVPPLINIFLEFIPSIHSMESLEGKSFACMASLLHSIDLIVRSIAYGTDKKSQSPSSQGGPDVADVSISSALLKKLFSLFPLNPTDHLSARDCDRLLDLNMVIAKIYFELNEWTSLPPHLLERFLEFFENALLGKFSWATQSAKTVWEEHLVQLLPFVSKFVSRGTGDWTSRLLQAFTLTFKESKPGSLLNACVSAIEDVLTYMESMIPTWTSNPEYIVLQEALRAWTGYLPLLLIQLGDNHPACSEAVLRLLHRIGQRAWNPALVCMYDNMQQSLQDFYCTYQEGGQISYGPFLRLPRESQVLSLCSLYYFSHLDQPILKSIVYCCLSDDLDSYVLFRIIEILHSAYREGHVEIADYLSFLITLVSRFKVPPEFGSSGFTSDPLRQTLMSMTAVVCSYIQQMGDNAIVLRLIEKLIIDQISQKPSLDNRYSLLRILVTVDSKPTRLSEQSIATLGHHLSEYLIDVVQCIPEDDEQRPPPDQFSLRFIYILPCFFMFDRCHKILNLVLKKMGSVIYDCSLLLNSDKSYQDVRNCVNKVNAATSVVLFMHKDVTIRQILSLFKENLDNVLEQVISLQSSGKISMKIEEHEIICALDRLKILSR, encoded by the exons ATGACACGTTCTAAAGCCAACTCGAAGAAACAGCATGGCATTGACTTTAAG aaaataaGGCGAAAGATTGGGAAGAAACTGCCACCACCTAAGAATACAACAAATACTGAGATTAAATCTAAAG CAATTGTTCTGCCGGAACAGAGTGTGGCTGCAGAGAAGGCAGGTTTGGCTGTAAACAAGAAAGGTTTGACCTTAAAAGAACTTCTCCAGCAAACATCTCATCACAATCCAAAAGTTCGTAgag ATGCATTGATGGGTATTAAGGATTTATTCGCCAGGCATCCAGCTGAACAGAAGTCGCACAAGTATGCTACTGTAGAAAAACTTCGTGAGCGCATTGGTGATGATGATAAAGTAGTTCGGAAATCATTATATGATCTCTTCAAAGTTGTGATTTTACCTTGCTGTAAAGAT GACAATCAAGAGTTGATCGTTTCTTTATTGATGCCGTACATTTTTAATGCAATGACTCATTTGTCGGCTGACGTCCGGATGATggcatttgatttttttgatcTCATGCTCGAGTTCTATCCTCCTTCCTTCACACCGTTGTATGCAGAAAAG ATTTTTCTGAATTATGAGCATATTCTAAAGAGGAACCAGTACTATTTACAAGAGAAAGGAAAACTAAAGGACGCTCTTTCTGGGTTGGTTCGATGCTTGTCACTCCTTCCATGGAATAAAGCACAAACTGATTTGCGCAATAAG gATGATACTGGCCGAAGGGTATTGCATGCCTTTGACGATGAAATGTCTACGAACTCAAATG GTTTTTCTATTATCATAAAGAATTTGAAGGATCTAGTTCCAccgttaataaatattttcctgGAATTTATTCCATCGATTCATTCGATGGAAAGTCTTGAAGGGAAGTCTTTTGCTTGTATGGCATCCCTCCTTCATAGCATAGATCTTATAGTTAGGTCTATTGCTTATGGGACTGACAAGAAATCACAATCTCCAAGTTCTCAAGGTGGACCTGATGTAGCTGATGTTAGCATCTCTTCTGCACTCTTGaagaaattattttctctttttccacTCAATCCCACTGATCATCTTTCAGCAAGG GATTGTGATAGGTTGCTTGACTTGAACATGGTCATtgccaaaatatattttgagttAAATGAATGGACGAGTCTTCCTCCACATTTGTTGGAGAgatttcttgaattttttgaaaatgcTCTGCTTGGGAAG TTCTCCTGGGCTACGCAGTCTGCTAAGACTGTCTGGGAAGAGCATTTAGTTCAACTCCTTCCATTTGTTTCGAAATTTGTTTCACGAGGGACAGGTGATTGGACATCACGCCTTCTTCAG GCTTTTACCCTGACATTTAAGGAAAGCAAGCCAGGTTCTTTGCTGAATGCCTGTGTTTCTGCCATTGAAGATGTGTTAACTTAC ATGGAAAGCATGATTCCCACATGGACAAGCAATCCAGAATATATAGTTCTTCAAGAGGCTTTACGTGCATGGACTGGATATCTCCCTCTGTTGCTTATCCAGCTTGGAGATAATCACCCAGCCTGCTCCGAG GCTGTGTTACGTCTCCTACATCGTATTGGGCAGCGTGCTTGGAATCCAGCACTTGTTTGCATGTATGACAACATGCAGCAGTCGTTGCAAGATTTTTACTGTACATATCAAGAGGGAG GACAAATATCTTATGGTCCTTTTCTCAGGCTTCCTAGAGAATCTCAAGTTCTCTCTTTATGTTCCCTTTACTATTTCTCTCATTTGGACCAGCCTATATTAAAGTCAATAGTCTATTGTTGCCTAA GTGATGATCTAGACTCCTATGTCTTATTTAGGATCATAGAGATTCTCCATTCAGCCTATAGGGAGGGCCATGTAGAAATTGCAGATTACTTGAGTTTTTTAATCACCTTGGTCTCGCGTTTCAAAGTTCCTCCTG AATTTGGTTCATCTGGTTTTACGAGTGACCCACTTCGCCAAACTTTAATGTCAATGACAGCTGTTGTTTGCTCATACATTCAACAGATGGGGGACAATGCAATTGTTCTACGGTTGATAGAGAAATTGATTATTGATCAGATA TCACAAAAGCCTTCTTTGGATAATAGATACTCTCTTCTGAGAATACTTGTTACAGTGGATTCCAAGCCCACAAGACTTTCTGAACAAAGCATTGCCACTCTAGGCCATCATCTTTCAGAATATCTGATAGATGTTGTGCAG TGCATTCCAGAAGATGATGAACAAAGACCTCCTCCCGATCAATTCAGCCTCcggtttatttatattttaccttGTTTTTTCATGTTTGACCGGTGCCATAAAATTTTGAATCTTGTGTTGAAGAAAATGGGATCCGTTATATATGATTGTAGCTTGTTACTAAACTCTGACAAATCTTATCAAGATGTAAGGAACTGCGTGAATAAGGTGAATGCTGCTACTTCTGTTGTTTTGTTCATGCACAAGGACGTTACAATACGACAGATTTTGTCTCTATTCAAGGAAAATTTGGATAACGTCTTAGAGCAAGTTATTTCTTTACAA
- the LOC114185458 gene encoding uncharacterized protein LOC114185458 isoform X2, which translates to MPYIFNAMTHLSADVRMMAFDFFDLMLEFYPPSFTPLYAEKIFLNYEHILKRNQYYLQEKGKLKDALSGLVRCLSLLPWNKAQTDLRNKDDTGRRVLHAFDDEMSTNSNGFSIIIKNLKDLVPPLINIFLEFIPSIHSMESLEGKSFACMASLLHSIDLIVRSIAYGTDKKSQSPSSQGGPDVADVSISSALLKKLFSLFPLNPTDHLSARDCDRLLDLNMVIAKIYFELNEWTSLPPHLLERFLEFFENALLGKFSWATQSAKTVWEEHLVQLLPFVSKFVSRGTGDWTSRLLQAFTLTFKESKPGSLLNACVSAIEDVLTYMESMIPTWTSNPEYIVLQEALRAWTGYLPLLLIQLGDNHPACSEAVLRLLHRIGQRAWNPALVCMYDNMQQSLQDFYCTYQEGGQISYGPFLRLPRESQVLSLCSLYYFSHLDQPILKSIVYCCLSDDLDSYVLFRIIEILHSAYREGHVEIADYLSFLITLVSRFKVPPEFGSSGFTSDPLRQTLMSMTAVVCSYIQQMGDNAIVLRLIEKLIIDQISQKPSLDNRYSLLRILVTVDSKPTRLSEQSIATLGHHLSEYLIDVVQCIPEDDEQRPPPDQFSLRFIYILPCFFMFDRCHKILNLVLKKMGSVIYDCSLLLNSDKSYQDVRNCVNKVNAATSVVLFMHKDVTIRQILSLFKENLDNVLEQVISLQSSGKISMKIEEHEIICALDRLKILSR; encoded by the exons ATGCCGTACATTTTTAATGCAATGACTCATTTGTCGGCTGACGTCCGGATGATggcatttgatttttttgatcTCATGCTCGAGTTCTATCCTCCTTCCTTCACACCGTTGTATGCAGAAAAG ATTTTTCTGAATTATGAGCATATTCTAAAGAGGAACCAGTACTATTTACAAGAGAAAGGAAAACTAAAGGACGCTCTTTCTGGGTTGGTTCGATGCTTGTCACTCCTTCCATGGAATAAAGCACAAACTGATTTGCGCAATAAG gATGATACTGGCCGAAGGGTATTGCATGCCTTTGACGATGAAATGTCTACGAACTCAAATG GTTTTTCTATTATCATAAAGAATTTGAAGGATCTAGTTCCAccgttaataaatattttcctgGAATTTATTCCATCGATTCATTCGATGGAAAGTCTTGAAGGGAAGTCTTTTGCTTGTATGGCATCCCTCCTTCATAGCATAGATCTTATAGTTAGGTCTATTGCTTATGGGACTGACAAGAAATCACAATCTCCAAGTTCTCAAGGTGGACCTGATGTAGCTGATGTTAGCATCTCTTCTGCACTCTTGaagaaattattttctctttttccacTCAATCCCACTGATCATCTTTCAGCAAGG GATTGTGATAGGTTGCTTGACTTGAACATGGTCATtgccaaaatatattttgagttAAATGAATGGACGAGTCTTCCTCCACATTTGTTGGAGAgatttcttgaattttttgaaaatgcTCTGCTTGGGAAG TTCTCCTGGGCTACGCAGTCTGCTAAGACTGTCTGGGAAGAGCATTTAGTTCAACTCCTTCCATTTGTTTCGAAATTTGTTTCACGAGGGACAGGTGATTGGACATCACGCCTTCTTCAG GCTTTTACCCTGACATTTAAGGAAAGCAAGCCAGGTTCTTTGCTGAATGCCTGTGTTTCTGCCATTGAAGATGTGTTAACTTAC ATGGAAAGCATGATTCCCACATGGACAAGCAATCCAGAATATATAGTTCTTCAAGAGGCTTTACGTGCATGGACTGGATATCTCCCTCTGTTGCTTATCCAGCTTGGAGATAATCACCCAGCCTGCTCCGAG GCTGTGTTACGTCTCCTACATCGTATTGGGCAGCGTGCTTGGAATCCAGCACTTGTTTGCATGTATGACAACATGCAGCAGTCGTTGCAAGATTTTTACTGTACATATCAAGAGGGAG GACAAATATCTTATGGTCCTTTTCTCAGGCTTCCTAGAGAATCTCAAGTTCTCTCTTTATGTTCCCTTTACTATTTCTCTCATTTGGACCAGCCTATATTAAAGTCAATAGTCTATTGTTGCCTAA GTGATGATCTAGACTCCTATGTCTTATTTAGGATCATAGAGATTCTCCATTCAGCCTATAGGGAGGGCCATGTAGAAATTGCAGATTACTTGAGTTTTTTAATCACCTTGGTCTCGCGTTTCAAAGTTCCTCCTG AATTTGGTTCATCTGGTTTTACGAGTGACCCACTTCGCCAAACTTTAATGTCAATGACAGCTGTTGTTTGCTCATACATTCAACAGATGGGGGACAATGCAATTGTTCTACGGTTGATAGAGAAATTGATTATTGATCAGATA TCACAAAAGCCTTCTTTGGATAATAGATACTCTCTTCTGAGAATACTTGTTACAGTGGATTCCAAGCCCACAAGACTTTCTGAACAAAGCATTGCCACTCTAGGCCATCATCTTTCAGAATATCTGATAGATGTTGTGCAG TGCATTCCAGAAGATGATGAACAAAGACCTCCTCCCGATCAATTCAGCCTCcggtttatttatattttaccttGTTTTTTCATGTTTGACCGGTGCCATAAAATTTTGAATCTTGTGTTGAAGAAAATGGGATCCGTTATATATGATTGTAGCTTGTTACTAAACTCTGACAAATCTTATCAAGATGTAAGGAACTGCGTGAATAAGGTGAATGCTGCTACTTCTGTTGTTTTGTTCATGCACAAGGACGTTACAATACGACAGATTTTGTCTCTATTCAAGGAAAATTTGGATAACGTCTTAGAGCAAGTTATTTCTTTACAA